Proteins from a genomic interval of Zingiber officinale cultivar Zhangliang chromosome 1B, Zo_v1.1, whole genome shotgun sequence:
- the LOC122056583 gene encoding geranylgeranyl diphosphate reductase-like, whose product MAAVSSFHPLHGHRHCLLSSSSSSRFYLRLRAHRITSTRRSPPSTAVPIVASSSSSRPLRAAVIGGGPAGASASEALALGGVETFLIERSPSGSKPCGGAIPLCMLSEFDLPAHLVDRCVTRMRVLSPSNRIADFGRSLQPNEFIPMLRREVLDSFLRNRAVSAGAHLLPGLCTSLQLPASESDPYIVHYTASPPSPGSLAGIPSTLAVDVVVGADGANSRVARAVCAGGYATAIAFQERIRLPPAAMSHYADLAEMYVGTDVSPDFYAWVFPKCDHVAVGTGTSIAKHDIKRLQGGIRARAGPKIVGGEVIRVEAHPIPEHPRPRRVVGRVALVGDAAGYVTRCSGEGIYFAAKSGRMCGEAIVRSWKERGMVTETDLKNEYLGKWDDEYLGMFRFLDLLQRVFYGSNAGREALVELCADEYVQRMTFESYLHKRMATGDWWKNLGLAWRTVSSLMRASIVGWEIERLRMTAVDS is encoded by the coding sequence ATGGCCGCCGTCTCCTCTTTCCATCCTCTCCACGGCCACCGCCACTGCcttctctcctcctcctcctcctcccgctTCTATCTTCGGCTCAGAGCCCACCGCATCACCTCAACGCGGAGGTCGCCTCCCTCTACCGCGGTCCCCATCGtggcctcctcttcttcctcccgcCCCCTCCGCGCGGCCGTAATTGGAGGTGGTCCCGCCGGTGCCTCTGCCTCCGAGGCACTCGCCCTTGGCGGCGTCGAGACCTTCCTCATCGAGCGATCCCCTTCCGGCTCCAAGCCTTGCGGTGGAGCCATACCCCTCTGCATGCTCTCCGAGTTCGACCTCCCGGCCCACCTCGTCGACCGCTGCGTTACCCGCATGCGCGTCCTCTCCCCCTCCAATCGCATCGCGGACTTCGGCCGATCCCTTCAACCCAACGAGTTCATACCCATGCTCCGACGCGAGGTCCTCGACTCATTCCTCCGCAACCGAGCGGTTAGCGCCGGCGCTCACCTCCTCCCTGGCCTTTGCACCTCTCTCCAACTTCCCGCGTCCGAGTCTGATCCCTACATCGTCCACTACACCGCTTCCCCGCCCTCCCCTGGCTCCCTCGCCGGCATCCCCTCCACCCTCGCCGTTGACGTCGTCGTCGGAGCTGACGGTGCCAACAGCCGGGTCGCCCGCGCCGTCTGCGCCGGCGGCTACGCCACCGCCATTGCCTTCCAGGAGCGCATTCGCCTCCCCCCCGCGGCCATGTCCCACTACGCAGACCTCGCAGAGATGTACGTCGGGACCGACGTCTCGCCTGACTTCTACGCCTGGGTCTTCCCCAAGTGCGACCACGTGGCCGTCGGCACTGGGACGTCCATCGCCAAGCACGACATCAAGCGACTGCAGGGTGGCATCCGCGCCAGGGCTGGGCCCAAAATCGTCGGCGGGGAGGTGATCCGTGTGGAGGCGCACCCAATTCCCGAGCACCCGCGGCCGCGTCGAGTGGTAGGGCGGGTAGCACTGGTGGGAGACGCAGCTGGGTACGTCACCCGTTGCTCCGGCGAAGGAATCTACTTCGCCGCCAAGTCGGGGCGAATGTGCGGGGAGGCTATAGTGAGGTCATGGAAGGAGCGTGGCATGGTCACTGAGACCGACCTCAAGAATGAGTACCTGGGGAAATGGGACGATGAATACTTGGGAATGTTTCGCTTCCTGGACCTACTGCAAAGGGTCTTTTACGGGAGCAATGCCGGTCGAGAGGCGCTGGTGGAATTGTGCGCCGACGAGTACGTCCAAAGGATGACGTTTGAGAGTTACCTCCACAAGAGGATGGCGACGGGGGACTGGTGGAAAAACTTGGGTTTGGCGTGGAGGACCGTTAGCAGTCTAATGAGGGCGAGTATTGTGGGGTGGGAGATTGAGAGACTGAGGATGACTGCTGTGGACTCTTGA